A region of Homo sapiens chromosome 17, GRCh38.p14 Primary Assembly DNA encodes the following proteins:
- the BIRC5 gene encoding baculoviral IAP repeat-containing protein 5 isoform 3 (isoform 3 is encoded by transcript variant 3) yields MGAPTLPPAWQPFLKDHRISTFKNWPFLEGCACTPERMAEAGFIHCPTENEPDLAQCFFCFKELEGWEPDDDPIGPGTVAYACNTSTLGGRGGRITREEHKKHSSGCAFLSVKKQFEELTLGEFLKLDRERAKNKIAKETNNKKKEFEETAEKVRRAIEQLAAMD; encoded by the exons ATGGGTGCCCCGACGTTGCCCCCTGCCTGGCAGCCCTTTCTCAAGGACCACCGCATCTCTACATTCAAGAACTGGCCCTTCTTGGAGGGCTGCGCCTGCACCCCGGAGCGG ATGGCCGAGGCTGGCTTCATCCACTGCCCCACTGAGAACGAGCCAGACTTGGCCCAGTGTTTCTTCTGCTTCAAGGAGCTGGAAGGCTGGGAGCCAGATGACGACCCCAT tgggccgggcacggtggcttacgcctgtaataccagcactttgggaggccgaggcgggcggatcacgag aGAGGAACATAAAAAGCATTCGTCCGGTTGCGCTTTCCTTTCTGTCAAGAAGCAGTTTGAAGAATTAACCCTTGGTGAATTTTTGAAACTGGACAGAGAAAGAGCCAAGAACAAAATT GCAAAGGAAACCAAcaataagaagaaagaatttgaggaaaCTGCGGAGAAAGTGCGCCGTGCCATCGAGCAGCTGGCTGCCATGGATTGA
- the BIRC5 gene encoding baculoviral IAP repeat-containing protein 5 isoform 2 (isoform 2 is encoded by transcript variant 2), with amino-acid sequence MGAPTLPPAWQPFLKDHRISTFKNWPFLEGCACTPERMAEAGFIHCPTENEPDLAQCFFCFKELEGWEPDDDPMQRKPTIRRKNLRKLRRKCAVPSSSWLPWIEASGRSCLVPEWLHHFQGLFPGATSLPVGPLAMS; translated from the exons ATGGGTGCCCCGACGTTGCCCCCTGCCTGGCAGCCCTTTCTCAAGGACCACCGCATCTCTACATTCAAGAACTGGCCCTTCTTGGAGGGCTGCGCCTGCACCCCGGAGCGG ATGGCCGAGGCTGGCTTCATCCACTGCCCCACTGAGAACGAGCCAGACTTGGCCCAGTGTTTCTTCTGCTTCAAGGAGCTGGAAGGCTGGGAGCCAGATGACGACCCCAT GCAAAGGAAACCAAcaataagaagaaagaatttgaggaaaCTGCGGAGAAAGTGCGCCGTGCCATCGAGCAGCTGGCTGCCATGGATTGAGGCCTCTGGCCGGAGCTGCCTGGTCCCAGAGTGGCTGCACCACTTCCAGGGTTTATTCCCTGGTGCCACCAGCCTTCCTGTGGGCCCCTTAGCAATGTCTTAG
- the BIRC5 gene encoding baculoviral IAP repeat-containing protein 5 isoform 1 (isoform 1 is encoded by transcript variant 1) codes for MGAPTLPPAWQPFLKDHRISTFKNWPFLEGCACTPERMAEAGFIHCPTENEPDLAQCFFCFKELEGWEPDDDPIEEHKKHSSGCAFLSVKKQFEELTLGEFLKLDRERAKNKIAKETNNKKKEFEETAEKVRRAIEQLAAMD; via the exons ATGGGTGCCCCGACGTTGCCCCCTGCCTGGCAGCCCTTTCTCAAGGACCACCGCATCTCTACATTCAAGAACTGGCCCTTCTTGGAGGGCTGCGCCTGCACCCCGGAGCGG ATGGCCGAGGCTGGCTTCATCCACTGCCCCACTGAGAACGAGCCAGACTTGGCCCAGTGTTTCTTCTGCTTCAAGGAGCTGGAAGGCTGGGAGCCAGATGACGACCCCAT aGAGGAACATAAAAAGCATTCGTCCGGTTGCGCTTTCCTTTCTGTCAAGAAGCAGTTTGAAGAATTAACCCTTGGTGAATTTTTGAAACTGGACAGAGAAAGAGCCAAGAACAAAATT GCAAAGGAAACCAAcaataagaagaaagaatttgaggaaaCTGCGGAGAAAGTGCGCCGTGCCATCGAGCAGCTGGCTGCCATGGATTGA
- the TMEM235 gene encoding transmembrane protein 235 isoform X2 — translation MPSGWSSGLIQTRTPGPARARLLCFQEHGGELSDRREVGSISLRPQGAREASARAGAGTCSEEPGAAAPARPPSPGSRLRAPPAAPGALLPPTRPLPPAAPMARLGALLLAAALGALLSFALLAAAVASDYWYILEVADAGNGSAWPGRAELLSSHSGLWRICEGQNGCIPLVDPFASESLDVSTSVQHLILLHRAVIVVLPLSLVLLVCGWICGLLSSLAQSVSLLLFTGCYFLLGSVLTLAGVSIYISYSHLAFAETVQQYGPQHMQGVRVSFGWSMALAWGSCALEAFSGTLLLSAAWTLSLSPPICGHLSPQQVGGRGGD, via the exons ATGCCGTCTGGTTGGTCCTCAGGACTGATACAGACCAGGACCCCAGGGCCAGCCCGTGCCAGGCTCCTATGCTTCCAGGAGCACGG GGGCGAGCTCAGCGACCGCAGAGAGGTGGGGTCGATCTCCCTGCGACCCCAGGGGGCCCGCGAGGCCAGTGCGCGGGCAGGAGCGGGGACGTGCTCAGAAGAGCCGGGCGCCGCCGCGCCCGCCCGCCCCCCGTCCCCCGGCTCCCGGCTCCGCGCGCCCCCCGCCGCCCCCGGGGCCCTGCTACCCCCGACCCGTCCCCTCCCGCCGGCCGCCCCCATGGCCCGGCTGGGCGCGCTGCTCCTGGCCGCCGCCCTGGGTGCACTGCTCAGCTTCGCGCTCCTGGCCGCCGCGGTCGCCAGCGACTACTGGTACATCCTGGAGGTGGCGGACGCCGGCAATGGCAGCGCCTGGCCCGGGCGCGCAGAGCTGCTCTCCTCGCACTCGGGGCTCTGGCGCATCTGCGAAG GGCAGAACGGCTGCATCCCGCTGGTCGACCCTTTTGCCAGTGAGAGCCTGGACGTCTCCACCTCGGTGCAGCACCTCATCT TGCTGCACCGTGCAGTCATTGTGGTCCTGCCCCTGAGCCTGGTCCTTCTCGTGTGTGGCTGGATCTGCGGCCTGCTCAGCTCCCTGGCCCAGAGCGTGTCTCTGCTGCTTTTCACCGGCTGCTACTTCCTGCTGGGGA GTGTCCTGACACTGGCGGGGGTCAGCATCTACATCAGCTACTCGCACCTGGCCTTTGCGGAGACGGTGCAGCAGTATGGCCCGCAGCACATGCAGGGCGTCCGCGTCAGCTTCGGCTGGTCCATGGCCCTGGCCTGGGGCTCCTGTGCCTTGGAGGCATTCAGCGGAACCCTCCTGCTCTCAGCTGCCTGGACCCTCAGCCTGAGCCCCCCAATCTGTGGTCATCTGAGTCCCCAGCAGGTGGGAGGGAG agggggagactga
- the TMEM235 gene encoding transmembrane protein 235 isoform 4 (isoform 4 is encoded by transcript variant 4), protein MARLGALLLAAALGALLSFALLAAAVASDYWYILEVADAGNGSAWPGRAELLSSHSGLWRICEGQNGCIPLVDPFASESLDVSTSVQHLISLLPLPLRFQEDVSTQTCPSAVLLSLTTVLHRAVIVVLPLSLVLLVCGWICGLLSSLAQSVSLLLFTGCYFLLGTLTTCRVLAKCSSEGSSEGPPVPAAGVLTLAGVSIYISYSHLAFAETVQQYGPQHMQGVRVSFGWSMALAWGSCALEAFSGTLLLSAAWTLSLSPPICGHLSPQQVGGRGGD, encoded by the exons ATGGCCCGGCTGGGCGCGCTGCTCCTGGCCGCCGCCCTGGGTGCACTGCTCAGCTTCGCGCTCCTGGCCGCCGCGGTCGCCAGCGACTACTGGTACATCCTGGAGGTGGCGGACGCCGGCAATGGCAGCGCCTGGCCCGGGCGCGCAGAGCTGCTCTCCTCGCACTCGGGGCTCTGGCGCATCTGCGAAG GGCAGAACGGCTGCATCCCGCTGGTCGACCCTTTTGCCAGTGAGAGCCTGGACGTCTCCACCTCGGTGCAGCACCTCATCT CACTGCTTCCACTGCCCCTGCGTTTCCAAGAGGACGTTTCCACGCAGACCTGTCCCAGTGCTGTGCTGCTGTCCCTAACCACAG TGCTGCACCGTGCAGTCATTGTGGTCCTGCCCCTGAGCCTGGTCCTTCTCGTGTGTGGCTGGATCTGCGGCCTGCTCAGCTCCCTGGCCCAGAGCGTGTCTCTGCTGCTTTTCACCGGCTGCTACTTCCTGCTGGGGA CTCTGACTACATGCCGAGTGCTGGCCAAGTGCTCCTCCGAAGGCTCCTCCGAGGGCCCCCCAGTCCCAGCTGCAG GTGTCCTGACACTGGCGGGGGTCAGCATCTACATCAGCTACTCGCACCTGGCCTTTGCGGAGACGGTGCAGCAGTATGGCCCGCAGCACATGCAGGGCGTCCGCGTCAGCTTCGGCTGGTCCATGGCCCTGGCCTGGGGCTCCTGTGCCTTGGAGGCATTCAGCGGAACCCTCCTGCTCTCAGCTGCCTGGACCCTCAGCCTGAGCCCCCCAATCTGTGGTCATCTGAGTCCCCAGCAGGTGGGAGGGAG agggggagactga
- the TMEM235 gene encoding transmembrane protein 235 isoform 5 (isoform 5 is encoded by transcript variant 5), with translation MARLGALLLAAALGALLSFALLAAAVASDYWYILEVADAGNGSAWPGRAELLSSHSGLWRICEGQNGCIPLVDPFASESLDVSTSVQHLISLLPLPLRFQEDVSTQTCPSAVLLSLTTVLHRAVIVVLPLSLVLLVCGWICGLLSSLAQSVSLLLFTGCYFLLGTQAETVTGNHPSTDAAPALTTCRVLAKCSSEGSSEGPPVPAAGHMRTTVKSRSPLDNEIRKNPNDLTLRPICVLTLAGVSIYISYSHLAFAETVQQYGPQHMQGVRVSFGWSMALAWGSCALEAFSGTLLLSAAWTLSLSPPICGHLSPQQVGGRGGD, from the exons ATGGCCCGGCTGGGCGCGCTGCTCCTGGCCGCCGCCCTGGGTGCACTGCTCAGCTTCGCGCTCCTGGCCGCCGCGGTCGCCAGCGACTACTGGTACATCCTGGAGGTGGCGGACGCCGGCAATGGCAGCGCCTGGCCCGGGCGCGCAGAGCTGCTCTCCTCGCACTCGGGGCTCTGGCGCATCTGCGAAG GGCAGAACGGCTGCATCCCGCTGGTCGACCCTTTTGCCAGTGAGAGCCTGGACGTCTCCACCTCGGTGCAGCACCTCATCT CACTGCTTCCACTGCCCCTGCGTTTCCAAGAGGACGTTTCCACGCAGACCTGTCCCAGTGCTGTGCTGCTGTCCCTAACCACAG TGCTGCACCGTGCAGTCATTGTGGTCCTGCCCCTGAGCCTGGTCCTTCTCGTGTGTGGCTGGATCTGCGGCCTGCTCAGCTCCCTGGCCCAGAGCGTGTCTCTGCTGCTTTTCACCGGCTGCTACTTCCTGCTGGGGA CACAGGCTGAGACTGTAACCGGTAACCACCCATCCACTGACGCGGCTCCAGCTCTGACTACATGCCGAGTGCTGGCCAAGTGCTCCTCCGAAGGCTCCTCCGAGGGCCCCCCAGTCCCAGCTGCAG GCCACATGAGAACAACAGTGAAGTCAAGGTCTCCTCTAGACAATGAAATCAGGAAGAATCCAAATGACCTGACCCTGCGGCCCATCT GTGTCCTGACACTGGCGGGGGTCAGCATCTACATCAGCTACTCGCACCTGGCCTTTGCGGAGACGGTGCAGCAGTATGGCCCGCAGCACATGCAGGGCGTCCGCGTCAGCTTCGGCTGGTCCATGGCCCTGGCCTGGGGCTCCTGTGCCTTGGAGGCATTCAGCGGAACCCTCCTGCTCTCAGCTGCCTGGACCCTCAGCCTGAGCCCCCCAATCTGTGGTCATCTGAGTCCCCAGCAGGTGGGAGGGAG agggggagactga
- the TMEM235 gene encoding transmembrane protein 235 isoform 3 (isoform 3 is encoded by transcript variant 3) has product MARLGALLLAAALGALLSFALLAAAVASDYWYILEVADAGNGSAWPGRAELLSSHSGLWRICEGVLTLAGVSIYISYSHLAFAETVQQYGPQHMQGVRVSFGWSMALAWGSCALEAFSGTLLLSAAWTLSLSPPICGHLSPQQVGGRGGD; this is encoded by the exons ATGGCCCGGCTGGGCGCGCTGCTCCTGGCCGCCGCCCTGGGTGCACTGCTCAGCTTCGCGCTCCTGGCCGCCGCGGTCGCCAGCGACTACTGGTACATCCTGGAGGTGGCGGACGCCGGCAATGGCAGCGCCTGGCCCGGGCGCGCAGAGCTGCTCTCCTCGCACTCGGGGCTCTGGCGCATCTGCGAAG GTGTCCTGACACTGGCGGGGGTCAGCATCTACATCAGCTACTCGCACCTGGCCTTTGCGGAGACGGTGCAGCAGTATGGCCCGCAGCACATGCAGGGCGTCCGCGTCAGCTTCGGCTGGTCCATGGCCCTGGCCTGGGGCTCCTGTGCCTTGGAGGCATTCAGCGGAACCCTCCTGCTCTCAGCTGCCTGGACCCTCAGCCTGAGCCCCCCAATCTGTGGTCATCTGAGTCCCCAGCAGGTGGGAGGGAG agggggagactga
- the TMEM235 gene encoding transmembrane protein 235 isoform 1 precursor (isoform 1 precursor is encoded by transcript variant 1), which produces MARLGALLLAAALGALLSFALLAAAVASDYWYILEVADAGNGSAWPGRAELLSSHSGLWRICEGQNGCIPLVDPFASESLDVSTSVQHLILLHRAVIVVLPLSLVLLVCGWICGLLSSLAQSVSLLLFTGCYFLLGSVLTLAGVSIYISYSHLAFAETVQQYGPQHMQGVRVSFGWSMALAWGSCALEAFSGTLLLSAAWTLSLSPPICGHLSPQQVGGRGGD; this is translated from the exons ATGGCCCGGCTGGGCGCGCTGCTCCTGGCCGCCGCCCTGGGTGCACTGCTCAGCTTCGCGCTCCTGGCCGCCGCGGTCGCCAGCGACTACTGGTACATCCTGGAGGTGGCGGACGCCGGCAATGGCAGCGCCTGGCCCGGGCGCGCAGAGCTGCTCTCCTCGCACTCGGGGCTCTGGCGCATCTGCGAAG GGCAGAACGGCTGCATCCCGCTGGTCGACCCTTTTGCCAGTGAGAGCCTGGACGTCTCCACCTCGGTGCAGCACCTCATCT TGCTGCACCGTGCAGTCATTGTGGTCCTGCCCCTGAGCCTGGTCCTTCTCGTGTGTGGCTGGATCTGCGGCCTGCTCAGCTCCCTGGCCCAGAGCGTGTCTCTGCTGCTTTTCACCGGCTGCTACTTCCTGCTGGGGA GTGTCCTGACACTGGCGGGGGTCAGCATCTACATCAGCTACTCGCACCTGGCCTTTGCGGAGACGGTGCAGCAGTATGGCCCGCAGCACATGCAGGGCGTCCGCGTCAGCTTCGGCTGGTCCATGGCCCTGGCCTGGGGCTCCTGTGCCTTGGAGGCATTCAGCGGAACCCTCCTGCTCTCAGCTGCCTGGACCCTCAGCCTGAGCCCCCCAATCTGTGGTCATCTGAGTCCCCAGCAGGTGGGAGGGAG agggggagactga
- the TMEM235 gene encoding transmembrane protein 235 isoform 2 (isoform 2 is encoded by transcript variant 2) has protein sequence MARLGALLLAAALGALLSFALLAAAVASDYWYILEVADAGNGSAWPGRAELLSSHSGLWRICEVLHRAVIVVLPLSLVLLVCGWICGLLSSLAQSVSLLLFTGCYFLLGSVLTLAGVSIYISYSHLAFAETVQQYGPQHMQGVRVSFGWSMALAWGSCALEAFSGTLLLSAAWTLSLSPPICGHLSPQQVGGRGGD, from the exons ATGGCCCGGCTGGGCGCGCTGCTCCTGGCCGCCGCCCTGGGTGCACTGCTCAGCTTCGCGCTCCTGGCCGCCGCGGTCGCCAGCGACTACTGGTACATCCTGGAGGTGGCGGACGCCGGCAATGGCAGCGCCTGGCCCGGGCGCGCAGAGCTGCTCTCCTCGCACTCGGGGCTCTGGCGCATCTGCGAAG TGCTGCACCGTGCAGTCATTGTGGTCCTGCCCCTGAGCCTGGTCCTTCTCGTGTGTGGCTGGATCTGCGGCCTGCTCAGCTCCCTGGCCCAGAGCGTGTCTCTGCTGCTTTTCACCGGCTGCTACTTCCTGCTGGGGA GTGTCCTGACACTGGCGGGGGTCAGCATCTACATCAGCTACTCGCACCTGGCCTTTGCGGAGACGGTGCAGCAGTATGGCCCGCAGCACATGCAGGGCGTCCGCGTCAGCTTCGGCTGGTCCATGGCCCTGGCCTGGGGCTCCTGTGCCTTGGAGGCATTCAGCGGAACCCTCCTGCTCTCAGCTGCCTGGACCCTCAGCCTGAGCCCCCCAATCTGTGGTCATCTGAGTCCCCAGCAGGTGGGAGGGAG agggggagactga
- the TMEM235 gene encoding transmembrane protein 235 isoform X1, giving the protein MARLGALLLAAALGALLSFALLAAAVASDYWYILEVADAGNGSAWPGRAELLSSHSGLWRICEGQNGCIPLVDPFASESLDVSTSVQHLILLHRAVIVVLPLSLVLLVCGWICGLLSSLAQSVSLLLFTGCYFLLGTLTTCRVLAKCSSEGSSEGPPVPAAGHMRTTVKSRSPLDNEIRKNPNDLTLRPICVLTLAGVSIYISYSHLAFAETVQQYGPQHMQGVRVSFGWSMALAWGSCALEAFSGTLLLSAAWTLSLSPPICGHLSPQQRGRLRPRAAEGPTQIAWRQRDAVSGQGLPGLCSVHSPRRAGLVEKRLMRGPESPSDLQGWGARS; this is encoded by the exons ATGGCCCGGCTGGGCGCGCTGCTCCTGGCCGCCGCCCTGGGTGCACTGCTCAGCTTCGCGCTCCTGGCCGCCGCGGTCGCCAGCGACTACTGGTACATCCTGGAGGTGGCGGACGCCGGCAATGGCAGCGCCTGGCCCGGGCGCGCAGAGCTGCTCTCCTCGCACTCGGGGCTCTGGCGCATCTGCGAAG GGCAGAACGGCTGCATCCCGCTGGTCGACCCTTTTGCCAGTGAGAGCCTGGACGTCTCCACCTCGGTGCAGCACCTCATCT TGCTGCACCGTGCAGTCATTGTGGTCCTGCCCCTGAGCCTGGTCCTTCTCGTGTGTGGCTGGATCTGCGGCCTGCTCAGCTCCCTGGCCCAGAGCGTGTCTCTGCTGCTTTTCACCGGCTGCTACTTCCTGCTGGGGA CTCTGACTACATGCCGAGTGCTGGCCAAGTGCTCCTCCGAAGGCTCCTCCGAGGGCCCCCCAGTCCCAGCTGCAG GCCACATGAGAACAACAGTGAAGTCAAGGTCTCCTCTAGACAATGAAATCAGGAAGAATCCAAATGACCTGACCCTGCGGCCCATCT GTGTCCTGACACTGGCGGGGGTCAGCATCTACATCAGCTACTCGCACCTGGCCTTTGCGGAGACGGTGCAGCAGTATGGCCCGCAGCACATGCAGGGCGTCCGCGTCAGCTTCGGCTGGTCCATGGCCCTGGCCTGGGGCTCCTGTGCCTTGGAGGCATTCAGCGGAACCCTCCTGCTCTCAGCTGCCTGGACCCTCAGCCTGAGCCCCCCAATCTGTGGTCATCTGAGTCCCCAGCAG agggggagactgaggcccagagcggCAGAGGGACCCACCCAGATCGCCTGGCGCCAGAGAGATGCCGTCTCAGGCCAAGGCCTCCCTGGCCTCTGTTCTGTCCACTCTCCCCGAAGGGCAGGCTTGGTGGAGAAGAGGCTGATGAGAGGGCCCGAGAGCCCCTCCGATTtgcaggggtggggggcaaggagcTGA
- the TMEM235 gene encoding transmembrane protein 235 isoform X4, which translates to MARLGALLLAAALGALLSFALLAAAVASDYWYILEVADAGNGSAWPGRAELLSSHSGLWRICEGQNGCIPLVDPFASESLDVSTSVQHLILLHRAVIVVLPLSLVLLVCGWICGLLSSLAQSVSLLLFTGCYFLLGTLTTCRVLAKCSSEGSSEGPPVPAAGVLTLAGVSIYISYSHLAFAETVQQYGPQHMQGVRVSFGWSMALAWGSCALEAFSGTLLLSAAWTLSLSPPICGHLSPQQVGGRGGD; encoded by the exons ATGGCCCGGCTGGGCGCGCTGCTCCTGGCCGCCGCCCTGGGTGCACTGCTCAGCTTCGCGCTCCTGGCCGCCGCGGTCGCCAGCGACTACTGGTACATCCTGGAGGTGGCGGACGCCGGCAATGGCAGCGCCTGGCCCGGGCGCGCAGAGCTGCTCTCCTCGCACTCGGGGCTCTGGCGCATCTGCGAAG GGCAGAACGGCTGCATCCCGCTGGTCGACCCTTTTGCCAGTGAGAGCCTGGACGTCTCCACCTCGGTGCAGCACCTCATCT TGCTGCACCGTGCAGTCATTGTGGTCCTGCCCCTGAGCCTGGTCCTTCTCGTGTGTGGCTGGATCTGCGGCCTGCTCAGCTCCCTGGCCCAGAGCGTGTCTCTGCTGCTTTTCACCGGCTGCTACTTCCTGCTGGGGA CTCTGACTACATGCCGAGTGCTGGCCAAGTGCTCCTCCGAAGGCTCCTCCGAGGGCCCCCCAGTCCCAGCTGCAG GTGTCCTGACACTGGCGGGGGTCAGCATCTACATCAGCTACTCGCACCTGGCCTTTGCGGAGACGGTGCAGCAGTATGGCCCGCAGCACATGCAGGGCGTCCGCGTCAGCTTCGGCTGGTCCATGGCCCTGGCCTGGGGCTCCTGTGCCTTGGAGGCATTCAGCGGAACCCTCCTGCTCTCAGCTGCCTGGACCCTCAGCCTGAGCCCCCCAATCTGTGGTCATCTGAGTCCCCAGCAGGTGGGAGGGAG agggggagactga
- the TMEM235 gene encoding transmembrane protein 235 isoform X3, producing MARLGALLLAAALGALLSFALLAAAVASDYWYILEVADAGNGSAWPGRAELLSSHSGLWRICEGQNGCIPLVDPFASESLDVSTSVQHLILLHRAVIVVLPLSLVLLVCGWICGLLSSLAQSVSLLLFTGCYFLLGTLTTCRVLAKCSSEGSSEGPPVPAAGVLTLAGVSIYISYSHLAFAETVQQYGPQHMQGVRVSFGWSMALAWGSCALEAFSGTLLLSAAWTLSLSPPICGHLSPQQRGRLRPRAAEGPTQIAWRQRDAVSGQGLPGLCSVHSPRRAGLVEKRLMRGPESPSDLQGWGARS from the exons ATGGCCCGGCTGGGCGCGCTGCTCCTGGCCGCCGCCCTGGGTGCACTGCTCAGCTTCGCGCTCCTGGCCGCCGCGGTCGCCAGCGACTACTGGTACATCCTGGAGGTGGCGGACGCCGGCAATGGCAGCGCCTGGCCCGGGCGCGCAGAGCTGCTCTCCTCGCACTCGGGGCTCTGGCGCATCTGCGAAG GGCAGAACGGCTGCATCCCGCTGGTCGACCCTTTTGCCAGTGAGAGCCTGGACGTCTCCACCTCGGTGCAGCACCTCATCT TGCTGCACCGTGCAGTCATTGTGGTCCTGCCCCTGAGCCTGGTCCTTCTCGTGTGTGGCTGGATCTGCGGCCTGCTCAGCTCCCTGGCCCAGAGCGTGTCTCTGCTGCTTTTCACCGGCTGCTACTTCCTGCTGGGGA CTCTGACTACATGCCGAGTGCTGGCCAAGTGCTCCTCCGAAGGCTCCTCCGAGGGCCCCCCAGTCCCAGCTGCAG GTGTCCTGACACTGGCGGGGGTCAGCATCTACATCAGCTACTCGCACCTGGCCTTTGCGGAGACGGTGCAGCAGTATGGCCCGCAGCACATGCAGGGCGTCCGCGTCAGCTTCGGCTGGTCCATGGCCCTGGCCTGGGGCTCCTGTGCCTTGGAGGCATTCAGCGGAACCCTCCTGCTCTCAGCTGCCTGGACCCTCAGCCTGAGCCCCCCAATCTGTGGTCATCTGAGTCCCCAGCAG agggggagactgaggcccagagcggCAGAGGGACCCACCCAGATCGCCTGGCGCCAGAGAGATGCCGTCTCAGGCCAAGGCCTCCCTGGCCTCTGTTCTGTCCACTCTCCCCGAAGGGCAGGCTTGGTGGAGAAGAGGCTGATGAGAGGGCCCGAGAGCCCCTCCGATTtgcaggggtggggggcaaggagcTGA
- the TMEM235 gene encoding transmembrane protein 235 isoform X5 — MARLGALLLAAALGALLSFALLAAAVASDYWYILEVADAGNGSAWPGRAELLSSHSGLWRICEGQNGCIPLVDPFASESLDVSTSVQHLILLHRAVIVVLPLSLVLLVCGWICGLLSSLAQSVSLLLFTGCYFLLGTLTTCRVLAKCSSEGSSEGPPVPAAGHMRTTVKSRSPLDNEIRKNPNDLTLRPIFWFPGGITEDQAVLCPFTGHQ, encoded by the exons ATGGCCCGGCTGGGCGCGCTGCTCCTGGCCGCCGCCCTGGGTGCACTGCTCAGCTTCGCGCTCCTGGCCGCCGCGGTCGCCAGCGACTACTGGTACATCCTGGAGGTGGCGGACGCCGGCAATGGCAGCGCCTGGCCCGGGCGCGCAGAGCTGCTCTCCTCGCACTCGGGGCTCTGGCGCATCTGCGAAG GGCAGAACGGCTGCATCCCGCTGGTCGACCCTTTTGCCAGTGAGAGCCTGGACGTCTCCACCTCGGTGCAGCACCTCATCT TGCTGCACCGTGCAGTCATTGTGGTCCTGCCCCTGAGCCTGGTCCTTCTCGTGTGTGGCTGGATCTGCGGCCTGCTCAGCTCCCTGGCCCAGAGCGTGTCTCTGCTGCTTTTCACCGGCTGCTACTTCCTGCTGGGGA CTCTGACTACATGCCGAGTGCTGGCCAAGTGCTCCTCCGAAGGCTCCTCCGAGGGCCCCCCAGTCCCAGCTGCAG GCCACATGAGAACAACAGTGAAGTCAAGGTCTCCTCTAGACAATGAAATCAGGAAGAATCCAAATGACCTGACCCTGCGGCCCATCT TTTGGTTCCCAGGAGGAATCACAGAAGACCAGGCTGTGTTGTGCCCCTTCACTGGGCACCAGTGA